Sequence from the Zeugodacus cucurbitae isolate PBARC_wt_2022May chromosome 5, idZeuCucr1.2, whole genome shotgun sequence genome:
tctaATAGCCCATTAATGACAAAAAGTAGAAATTGCGGAAGTAGAGTGTGAAATTTGAAATCGCCATTTACTAcactaattttattaataactgtaattttaGTGAAACATTAATATAGTACAGAGAGAGGAATTAAGAGAGAGATTTGAAAATgaaactaaaacaagtaaggaaaggctaagttcggatgcgaccgaacattttatactctcgcaatttattgatgtaattctattaagataacacacaattagacccaaattttcggcataaagtccaatagaataacgaaaacaatCATATAtgctatatgagggctgagataattcctgaaccgatttcaataatttttccaaGATACACTATAACCAAGACTATATGGtcacataattttgctaagatatctcacatattaaccgatatttgcgaaataaagcccaccgtattttttaaaaacctctAATTAATATAGtggaagttattacccgattttaataatttttggaacagagacacactattagaagaaaataatttcctctgaattaaattaatacatctgagaaatttaccgatatgttcggtgaaaaattatctttAGGCACTAAATTCGTCATGTTTGATCCCGGGGCCTTAAaacgttatagtccgatttcgactatttcaacagttttttgtaaagttttgttacgctatcttcatcgtttccttttaattatattttaagtgaagggatcagatggaattaaaaattgagttatatgagtaGTCGTGGGTGTGgaccaatttcgcccattttccatccgtgtcatcagggtgttaagaaagtattatgtatcgaatttcattgaaatcgatcaagTAATTTTGAATAagttttgacccaaaagtgggcaaggtcacgcccatttaaaatttttttaaatttaatattttttctgacgttttctgttagtcttttagtaattttcaacctaaactttgtatgggaggtgggtgtggttattatccgattatatcCATTCATATGGTGTGTAATCGGTTACGTAAgagaaacgactacagaaagtttacgagatattcacaaaaacgAATTTGGGGgccataacaaaaaaattacatccccaTAAgcctcttcctagtgcgatcctgtaTTCGGAATATAGTAGCTAGTGGATTTTGACCCGTctttacccatttttggcacaaagTCACACTATTTAAAGAAACAGATTCCccgtaaattttgaaatttgtgtaTATGGCTCAAAGTGGTCTATGACCAAAATACTTCAATCACTtcaacttttgaaaatttttttttttttcgaaaatatttcgaatatttctaaaatatattttgcgaTGAAAATCCTTCAAATGGTATACAGCTACAGGGATTTAGTGTGAACgtttaaaaacttttgaaatgttgagTTTCGAAAATGATATATCTTCGAAAATTctatttttcgaataaaaattcttcaaacttACGTCTCCTAGCAAGTAAACATCAAAatcttaacatttttattaaaaactcacCTTCTCCTTGAGGTACTGCATGTCTTCCTCCATTGATTTCGATTCCGGATGTCCTTCTGGATAACCACCAACACCAATAGATACTGTGTCTGCAATGGATAAGAAAAGCGAATGAAAAAACTTAAAAGCTTGCAATCAAAAATGCACGTGTGACAAAGTAAACAAGCAGAAATCAAGCTACTCTTCCTTCCCATCCGTCTACACTACACTAGAAATAAGCGCAGAGTGCCGGGAAAGCTAGCTGCTATCAGCTCGTGCAATCAACTATTGAGAATTATACAAACGCATGCAATGCGCTGACAATTTGCACTGatgtaataaaatgtaataaaatgcaTGGTGTTAaagatagcaacaacaaaagcaacgggtaatttggaatttttcgaaattgcattaataaatcaattaaaaatgtgaacgccattatttttaaaataatgacAAGCAACTATCTCTGCACTTCAGCTATCTAACTATCTACCACTTAAGCTATAAACACGCTCAAGTGCCGCTTACCGCCGCGTTTGCTGCGTATATACGCGACCAAATCTTTTGCATGCTGGAATTGTTGTTGCGGCACCACTTGATCGCCGCGCAGCGCCAAAATATTCGTGAAGTTGAGCGTTAAGAAATCGTCGAGTCGCTTGGAATCGGCGCGATAGCAAGTGAAGTGTGGCATCACCACCACATGTTGTTGCAGTTCTTGTCCCAGACTGATGGCATCCACCGCCGCCATATCCTCGATGTTGGCATAGTCCTGCCCCAACCACACGAGCGAGGTGAAGAGCGGAAGCAGCGCGCCGAAGCCATTGTAGTCCagcattgtttgttgtttgccaTATGAACGCGCCGACAGCTCGATGCCGTAGAAGAACTCTTTGGCGGCGACTTTTTGCGCGAACAGCTCACCTAGCTTGTGCTGTTCGGGCGCCAGTTGTTCGCTGGTGAAGCGCACATGCAGCGGTTGAAAATCGGCCGTCGGTGCTGTTGGAGTCGGCAGATAGCCACCGCCAATGCGCGGAGACACGCTGCTACTGTTCGACGCCGGCACGTAGTCGGGATTATGCATAttgtttatgttattatttgtagtGAAACGAAATTGTGTGTTTTGATTTTGCGTTAGCGTCACTTTTCTGAAGCGTTCGCATCCGAAAGCGATAGCGATCTGATTGGAGAATCGTAATTCAAATAACTAACAGCGTTCGCAGTGTTGGACTTTTTCGGTGACTTGAGCGTCGCGTAGAAAGCTTTTCTGCGCTCATATTTCGGCGGAACGCTATGTTGCATTAGGGTGGTCGTGCACAAAACAACTGATTTCGCAAGGTAGTGCATACACAATGCAACATGTTGAGACTACTTTGGATTGAAAATAATATGAGAAGCTACACTGTTAGttataataatagaaacaatttattaaaacgttcaaaataacagaaaagtaagaaaacaaaggaaaacaccggtttaaaaaaaatatgccaacaaatttttttgtatatgtgtatcGGTCCTCGGAACTTGGGAAGACGACGCATACCTCTATCTATACTAGAGcccttggtattcgactaaccgaataggacattattcgaataataatattcggtttgcactattagGATAATCggcagtcatcgactattcgattaaccactaattttcgactattcgaatagtgaaagttcattaaatttctatgtttattgaAAGATATGAAACTCATGAAAAATGcgaacaattgacattttcacaaataaaaacaaacaaaaatcaaaggctgcttggatttgcaacaatttcatttaGTCAAATTCTTCTAGCggagcaactattcgaatagtcgcagcagaaccactattcgaataaccgtatTAGAACGATTATTCAAATAGCCGTAACATTGCGattaatcgaatagtactaaccggttaatattcgtacgaacggttacaaaccggatattcgaataatcggttttcaggttaatcgaataaattTAAGAGCCCTAATCTATAAACATATTTCTCGTCCAAACCGTCTTCTAACGTTGACAAATGGTTGGTATCTTCTGATTTCGAAGATGACTATTATCATAACCCTATAGCAATCGCCGTTCTCTATTATTGGCAACTAGTCACTAATTGTGTTTTCAAACAAGTTATGGTCAATCCCGAGTGCTTTACTACTtttaatgcatttcaatttttaaacgtACATATATTCTTGTGGAGCTTATTCAGTTATACATGTATACGACCACATTAAAATCGTGTATGGTATATAGTAAAATGTTTGCTTTGGAGAGTCACTTGTTTTGCTCATTCTCTTTATCTCTCCAAAGCTCCTATCTGGTTAATCAATATCTATTCAATATCATTTAAATATctgttgtttatttattcatGTGTTTTTGGAATGCCGCTATCaagctaaataaatatgtatttgaaaatattgatagAGTACCGAATagaagatatttatatttatatacatacattcatacatagcACGtagtcttttattgtcttgaaTGATACGACAGGTTACTGATAGGTCGAGTAAGCTTTGTTAATTCATCTTCTTAAATGGTTTAGACATCGCGTACacgattatagccgagttaaCCACATCGCGCCATAGTGATACCAAGTGCAACCAAGTCCTTCTCGAcgtggtctttccaacggagtgaaggtcttcctatttttcattttcaccagcgaatactgcagactgtgagggctgaggtaactcttgaaccaatttcacttattttcaccaccaagtttCAGGCCTATACgcccacttaattttactaagatatctcaccaATATATGCAGAATATAGTCTGCCGTATTTTAcccgaatttaataatttttggaattaaattatcattagaagaaaaaatttttCTCTGAATTATAATACATTACATTATCacagagatttacccatatttcaatttttatagtgtgtgatggggtacgtaaggaaaACGAGTGTAGGAAATTTGGTTTATGCAGCTTTACCTTGCAAaccaagatatatacaaaaaacttttttaaggtCGGCGCCACGTctacttttccaaaaaagttacattcagatatgccccttcctactGCGATTCTTTATGCCAAATTTcacttcataactttatttaagtttttggcgtggctgtggtccgatttcgcccattttcaataccaacctcctaagagtgccaagtttcgtcaagatatcttcctttttactcaagttatcgcttgcacgggcagacagacggacggacagacatccggatttgaattcTACTTGTcaacctgatcattttgatatatataacctcatatctaactcttttatttctgggcgacacaaacaaccgttatgtgaacaaaactattatactctcttaagtaactctgttgcgagagtataaaatgcaatTTCAAGATAAACGGgctttaattgaattttgaatCTAACTGATCCGAAAGCTTCGACAACACAGGGTATTGAACAAAGAGATTATTTGTTTTACAGTTTTGAATAACGTCCAACTTTATCAAAATCTCCCTTATACTATTTATCGCAGAAATATTActggaataaattatttataaacaaaaattttacattttcaacatgtggcaacacatttatttagaaaaattgtaggtaaaaaaatcaagaaagaACATTGTTTGGCCATTTGCTGTGGACAGATCGCGATGCAGATAAAAGTAAAGCACAAGTCCCTTCCAATAACTCATCAATCAATAGCTATACTCTTTCTGCTTTTCCAAGTTTTctttatatccaaatatgcgtGATGCGTTTGTCGATGTTAATAAGAATTACTTTAATtgtatatcatttatatattttgccgACATACGGCCCCAACTGTtgcaaaaagtggtcgaaaatcAGACCTCCGCAGCGGTGACTTATCCAAAATCATTTTGAAGACCTAATGACAAAGCCTTATAATTGTAATGAAACTAAATTCTGgaccataacattaaattatatgggATTTATTACTTCTTGAAAGCAACATTTCGAAAAAACACCctaatataaaacattttaactTTTCTGTTCCGCATTTAGTCAACATGGTGGTCTACACTGCATTACCGACCAAATTTTATATCAGAAAATTTAGAGTAATGTGCGACAGTTTGAGAGCTTAGGTATGCTTGACTCAACAGTATAGTTCTTTTAAATAAtccaattaaatgaaaaagtcaattcgcaaatttccaaaaaaatttgtttttgcataatcatcattaaatttttataacaaatatttatagaaatatatgtgATACTGGCCTAACTAAGTCCATAGATTTATTCATCAAGCATGTAAATACTCGACTAAATTATTAAGCTACAATAATTTACGGATAAAACATTTTAAagctgaaatttatttaataaataaatcttaaaatagTTTATCATACTAGGCGGGACAAACAGCCGTGTCCATTATGATTACATGAACCCATCTGTCCTTGCGAaggcaaaatacaaatttgaatCTTACAaaagagtataaaataatttgaaacacAACTGTAAAATtactgtttgtttttatttattgcgtTAGCATAACTTTTCTCTTAAAAATCGCTTAAATTTGGTTAACTTACTTACAAAtagacatattttattttttgtttttttttttcttttaattatacttctcgtgtttttgttatattttggcAAATGACATTTCTGTGCTAAGTAAATCTCACTGTTTCCCTATGTAAAACACTATACAAACAGTTTCAACACGGTGGCAAAGTGGTAAGCAAGTGAGCGCTTCTTACTTCGTTGctttagaaatatataatacatacataaatatatttaaatacataacgTACACTAAGCGCTCACTATTGTTTACCATTTCATTACGATTGCTGCTTTTGCTAAATGCAGCAAGCAAATGTAGAATGCTGGATTATtactataaatatgtttgtatgtatgcaaattaaTTGCACAACACTGTT
This genomic interval carries:
- the LOC105220450 gene encoding 5,10-methylenetetrahydrofolate reductase, which encodes MHNPDYVPASNSSSVSPRIGGGYLPTPTAPTADFQPLHVRFTSEQLAPEQHKLGELFAQKVAAKEFFYGIELSARSYGKQQTMLDYNGFGALLPLFTSLVWLGQDYANIEDMAAVDAISLGQELQQHVVVMPHFTCYRADSKRLDDFLTLNFTNILALRGDQVVPQQQFQHAKDLVAYIRSKRGDTVSIGVGGYPEGHPESKSMEEDMQYLKEKVNAGADFIITQICFSPESIIRFVQRCRENGITVPIIVGVIVPDNMRILQFIMKIVKAVIPEDLLSKYKELEDDRKAFQAFAVENAVRTVQMLLDSNLEVYGFQFFTMNRLKNVQQVIHQILSLNETQST